A single genomic interval of Stieleria maiorica harbors:
- a CDS encoding beta strand repeat-containing protein: protein MLFQSIVPPAVVWADGGGTVVAGSATIAQNGTTLNVTSQSDRTIINWQGFSIEAGQTANFLQPSATSAVLNRVVTPNNPSAIYGTLNSNGNVFLVNPSGIVVGASGVINTNGFTASVLDIPDHEFMQGGSLTFRGDSTASVLNRGTIRTDSGGAALIGASVTNEGTITSDGGSISLATGGSVTLADGSRFTHADLATIESGISPYAGVIKNSGNIRATGALEAGGEVYLVNPGGKVMQQGLIAATKTTSDTAAKTVGGNVVVTGDSVELSAATIDASGEHGGGQINIGGGYQGGDPNIINAAETSVDEHSVIRADAYVSGDGGQVIIWSDGKTHFTGTAGARGGVDAGDGGFVEVSGHDVYVAGRVDVGADRGTGGLFLLDPTNACLAFDASSCAPGEGFGDIDTIVATLNGGGSLLVGTAAGGTDAGNIRIVDSIQTNTSGTQTLTIRAHGGISLENGSDIIDSGDGLNLQLLADFDASGGDTISIASGSTIDTNGGWLRMSGADNVIISDSITSGGGAISFLADDYSINATVNAGAGTVLFDRATAGNFGLGFNGGNTATLNAAELGRISAANLVIGDPTAADNQIVQLDVQSTFDLSGTITGLVQLNALNRAGSFVSPSGAQTFRSIEINANDGVTFINDASMTTTVGDAIFNTDADATGVSGGFDDFRAQGGAVNITSAADLIVNAPQYSEVNGGTTSLTAADAITFQRSTSGTIGVGTGSGLTFSDAQLARMNAGTIRFGDPSTTNNTTGIDVADIDLRHVANVEFNTAGTTTFGGTTSFDAVSTHGGTATTVSNAASVDATDTIAFNTTTVNLDGNLTATGGISGNATTVNVISPDAEIQDGIAVAANSGATVTVGDGTYAESVLLNKANVILVGGADAIIAPASPAVTISAAGTTVDGFTYSGTSGSPAILVTSGANNVTLTNGVITGTTGNGDGIRIDNTVTSALAIEISNVTMTAVERDGILFNNSLNGADIAIRGNSILGGRHGVHFDSPITGNTTVIDIANNALIEGASQGIVFSTNVTDATVRIRGNGTDASGGIRAPFDAIAVNGGTLTDATFIVGGDAAADGNFIVSSSQGLDIDAIHGGRFVVANNDLIQGAAAIEFEQSISNGAEIVVVNNGDFSSGGIGIQFRDDIDDAVITIAGNAFANTAGDAIRFNANNLSGLSNRITDANITIGGASNVLIDQTTASFAGNAISGSSNGNGINVAAAVQGDTDFVISDNSIGDNGSRVGQDGVRFSGGLLDTATVSIGGTNQVFATEQAIQVDDLQSASTLAITGGSYDGSDGALLIDNTGVAGSAGRLDIGAASLAGGASSNVVEIMTDTGNAGVDLEITGGATISGGATGMLLSGSGVNILGDSLGSLAFTGQSSSYIALADGAEFSPGSPTVIDATAVTFDGLTGTAMTSAQLIAVEEMLTHFPDDNTLGLIDISPLFVVDGESIQSAINAAGLLAGPQTVTVGSGTFGGSVEVWVDDLTLAGAGAATIIDTDAVDPFANNGDVDNGFQIAAISGSSGGGDVSGVTIDGFSFEALTTSGGNTGIELGAAGSSSAGGTTVINNHFTDLNHGILATDLVDTTLVQDNVLTGGAFGIVADQSAAGAINGQIAIVETSVTGVSDTGLLFRNNTPGNTLHVTLQGVTIHGGSSPTDHGIVFDGSGLSLDGNSLGDTVLLAQNGNYIELRNGGLFDPGRPTLIDATGITFDSFDATTLAGCEAVELKIVHFIDDPTLGLIYPGVQIDLTDELTYDRFTRYDDYFRTIGSLLEPRSGVIRYPANVIVIADPLTEATD, encoded by the coding sequence ATGCTTTTTCAATCCATCGTTCCTCCGGCCGTGGTGTGGGCCGACGGGGGCGGCACCGTTGTCGCCGGCAGCGCCACGATCGCCCAAAACGGCACGACGCTGAATGTGACCAGCCAGAGCGATCGCACGATCATCAATTGGCAAGGGTTTTCGATCGAAGCCGGCCAGACGGCGAACTTCTTGCAGCCCTCGGCCACCTCCGCCGTGCTCAATCGAGTCGTCACGCCCAACAATCCCTCGGCGATCTACGGAACGCTAAACTCCAACGGCAATGTCTTCTTGGTCAACCCCTCGGGAATCGTGGTGGGCGCCTCGGGCGTGATCAACACCAACGGATTTACGGCATCGGTTTTGGATATTCCGGACCACGAATTCATGCAGGGCGGTTCGCTCACCTTTCGCGGTGACTCCACCGCCAGCGTCTTGAACCGCGGCACGATCCGAACCGACTCGGGCGGGGCGGCGTTGATCGGGGCCAGCGTCACCAACGAAGGCACGATCACGTCCGACGGCGGTTCGATTTCGCTGGCCACCGGTGGCAGCGTGACGCTGGCCGATGGCAGCCGTTTCACGCACGCCGATCTGGCAACGATCGAATCAGGGATCAGCCCCTATGCAGGTGTGATCAAGAACTCGGGCAACATTCGAGCGACCGGAGCCCTGGAAGCGGGCGGTGAAGTGTACTTGGTCAATCCCGGCGGCAAGGTGATGCAACAGGGTTTAATCGCCGCCACCAAGACGACGTCCGACACCGCCGCCAAGACCGTCGGCGGAAACGTGGTCGTAACCGGCGACTCCGTGGAATTGTCTGCCGCAACGATCGACGCGTCTGGGGAACATGGCGGCGGTCAAATCAACATCGGCGGTGGCTACCAAGGCGGCGATCCGAACATCATCAATGCGGCCGAAACGTCGGTCGACGAGCACAGCGTCATTCGGGCCGATGCGTACGTCAGTGGAGACGGCGGGCAAGTCATCATTTGGTCGGACGGTAAAACGCACTTCACCGGCACGGCCGGGGCCCGGGGCGGCGTCGACGCAGGCGATGGCGGTTTCGTGGAGGTGTCCGGTCACGACGTCTATGTGGCCGGCCGCGTCGACGTCGGCGCCGATCGCGGCACGGGCGGCCTGTTCCTGCTCGACCCGACCAACGCCTGCTTGGCGTTCGACGCGTCGTCCTGTGCGCCGGGCGAGGGATTCGGAGACATCGACACGATCGTCGCGACACTTAACGGTGGAGGCAGCCTGTTGGTGGGGACCGCTGCGGGCGGAACCGACGCCGGCAACATCCGCATCGTCGACAGCATCCAAACGAACACCTCCGGCACCCAAACGCTCACCATCCGCGCCCACGGCGGTATCAGCCTGGAAAACGGTTCAGACATCATCGACAGCGGTGACGGACTGAATCTGCAACTCCTCGCCGACTTCGATGCCAGCGGCGGCGACACGATCAGCATCGCTTCCGGATCGACGATCGACACCAACGGCGGTTGGCTGCGGATGAGCGGCGCGGACAACGTGATCATCAGCGACAGCATCACCTCGGGCGGCGGCGCCATCTCCTTCCTCGCCGACGACTACTCGATCAATGCCACCGTGAATGCCGGCGCCGGAACCGTCCTGTTCGATCGCGCCACCGCGGGCAATTTCGGGCTCGGTTTTAACGGCGGCAATACCGCGACACTCAACGCCGCCGAGTTGGGCCGCATCTCGGCGGCCAATCTGGTCATCGGTGACCCGACGGCAGCCGACAACCAAATCGTCCAACTGGACGTGCAAAGCACGTTCGACCTGTCCGGCACCATCACCGGGCTGGTCCAGCTGAATGCCCTCAACCGTGCCGGCTCGTTCGTCTCGCCCTCCGGCGCACAGACCTTCCGTTCGATCGAGATCAATGCCAACGACGGGGTCACGTTCATCAACGATGCGAGCATGACCACCACAGTCGGTGACGCGATCTTCAACACCGACGCCGACGCGACCGGTGTCTCCGGCGGATTCGATGACTTTCGCGCCCAGGGCGGCGCCGTCAACATCACAAGCGCAGCCGACCTCATCGTGAACGCGCCTCAGTACAGCGAAGTCAACGGAGGGACCACGAGCCTGACCGCGGCCGATGCGATCACTTTCCAACGCAGTACCTCGGGAACCATCGGCGTCGGCACCGGCAGCGGATTGACCTTCAGCGACGCACAGCTGGCCAGAATGAACGCGGGCACGATCCGGTTCGGTGACCCGAGCACAACAAACAACACAACCGGGATCGACGTCGCCGACATCGATCTTCGCCACGTCGCCAATGTGGAATTCAACACCGCCGGCACCACCACCTTCGGCGGCACGACCAGCTTCGACGCCGTTTCAACCCACGGCGGGACGGCCACGACCGTCAGCAACGCAGCCTCCGTCGATGCAACGGACACGATCGCGTTCAACACCACGACGGTGAACTTGGACGGAAACTTGACCGCGACCGGCGGCATCAGCGGGAACGCGACAACGGTCAACGTGATCAGCCCTGATGCCGAAATCCAGGACGGCATCGCGGTCGCGGCCAACTCGGGCGCCACGGTCACGGTCGGCGACGGAACCTACGCCGAATCCGTTCTGCTGAACAAAGCAAACGTCATTCTGGTCGGCGGCGCCGACGCGATCATCGCCCCTGCCAGCCCGGCCGTCACCATCAGCGCCGCCGGCACGACGGTCGACGGGTTCACCTATTCCGGCACGTCGGGATCGCCCGCGATCCTGGTCACCAGCGGCGCAAACAATGTCACCCTCACCAACGGCGTGATCACCGGCACGACGGGCAATGGTGACGGAATCCGAATCGATAACACGGTGACCTCGGCGCTCGCCATCGAGATCAGCAACGTGACGATGACCGCCGTGGAACGAGACGGCATCCTGTTTAACAACTCGCTCAACGGCGCAGACATCGCCATCCGCGGCAATTCGATCCTCGGCGGACGGCACGGCGTCCACTTCGATAGCCCGATCACGGGCAACACGACCGTGATCGACATTGCGAACAACGCGTTGATCGAGGGCGCCAGCCAGGGCATCGTTTTCTCCACCAATGTCACCGACGCGACGGTCCGCATCCGTGGCAACGGCACGGATGCGTCGGGCGGCATTCGCGCGCCCTTCGACGCGATCGCGGTCAACGGCGGCACTCTCACCGATGCGACCTTTATCGTCGGCGGCGACGCGGCGGCCGACGGCAATTTCATCGTGTCCAGCAGCCAGGGGCTGGACATCGATGCGATCCACGGCGGGCGTTTCGTCGTCGCCAACAACGACCTGATCCAGGGTGCCGCGGCGATCGAGTTTGAACAATCGATCAGCAACGGTGCCGAGATCGTGGTTGTGAACAACGGCGATTTCAGCAGCGGGGGCATCGGAATTCAGTTCCGCGATGACATCGACGATGCCGTCATCACCATCGCCGGCAACGCCTTTGCCAACACCGCCGGCGATGCGATCCGTTTCAACGCCAACAACCTGTCCGGATTGTCCAATCGCATCACCGACGCGAACATAACCATCGGCGGCGCATCCAACGTATTGATCGACCAGACGACCGCCAGCTTCGCCGGCAACGCCATCAGCGGCAGCTCCAACGGCAACGGCATCAATGTGGCCGCGGCGGTGCAAGGTGACACCGATTTCGTCATCAGCGACAACTCCATCGGCGACAATGGAAGCCGTGTCGGCCAGGACGGTGTGCGGTTTTCCGGCGGCCTCCTCGACACGGCGACCGTTTCCATCGGCGGTACCAACCAGGTCTTCGCAACCGAACAAGCGATTCAGGTCGACGATCTGCAGTCAGCGTCCACCCTGGCGATCACCGGCGGCAGCTATGACGGCAGCGACGGGGCGTTGTTGATCGACAACACTGGCGTCGCCGGCAGCGCAGGCCGACTGGACATCGGCGCCGCGTCGCTGGCCGGAGGTGCAAGCAGCAACGTCGTCGAAATCATGACGGACACGGGCAACGCGGGAGTCGATCTGGAGATCACTGGCGGTGCAACGATCAGCGGGGGTGCGACCGGCATGCTGCTATCCGGCTCGGGCGTCAACATCCTGGGTGATTCGCTGGGCAGCCTCGCGTTCACCGGTCAGTCGTCCAGCTACATCGCCCTGGCCGACGGTGCCGAATTCTCGCCCGGCAGCCCGACCGTGATCGATGCCACGGCCGTGACGTTCGACGGTTTGACCGGTACCGCCATGACCTCGGCACAATTGATCGCGGTCGAAGAGATGCTCACCCACTTTCCCGATGACAACACGCTGGGCTTGATCGACATCTCGCCACTGTTCGTCGTCGACGGCGAAAGCATCCAATCGGCCATCAACGCGGCGGGCTTGTTGGCAGGCCCGCAAACGGTGACGGTCGGCTCCGGCACCTTCGGCGGATCGGTCGAGGTCTGGGTCGACGATCTGACCTTGGCGGGCGCGGGCGCCGCCACCATCATCGACACCGACGCCGTCGATCCCTTTGCCAACAACGGCGACGTCGACAACGGATTCCAAATCGCCGCAATCTCCGGCTCGTCGGGCGGCGGCGATGTCAGCGGTGTCACCATCGACGGTTTCAGCTTCGAGGCGTTGACCACCAGCGGCGGCAACACCGGAATCGAACTCGGCGCCGCAGGCTCCAGCAGTGCCGGCGGCACCACCGTGATCAACAACCACTTCACCGACCTGAACCACGGCATCCTCGCAACCGATCTTGTCGACACCACGCTCGTGCAGGACAACGTTCTCACCGGCGGGGCATTTGGCATTGTTGCCGACCAGTCGGCAGCCGGTGCGATCAACGGCCAAATTGCAATCGTCGAGACATCGGTCACTGGCGTGAGCGACACCGGACTGCTGTTCCGCAACAACACCCCCGGAAACACCCTCCACGTCACGTTGCAAGGAGTGACGATTCACGGAGGTTCATCCCCTACGGACCATGGAATCGTCTTTGACGGATCGGGTTTATCGCTCGATGGCAATTCATTGGGCGACACCGTTTTGCTCGCGCAGAACGGCAACTACATCGAACTGCGAAACGGCGGTTTGTTTGATCCCGGACGACCGACCTTGATTGATGCCACCGGAATCACGTTCGACAGTTTCGACGCGACGACACTGGCAGGTTGCGAAGCGGTCGAACTGAAGATCGTGCATTTCATTGATGATCCAACCTTGGGACTGATTTACCCCGGCGTCCAAATCGACCTGACCGATGAATTGACCTACGACCGGTTCACCCGATACGACGACTACTTCCGAACGATCGGAAGCCTGCTCGAACCGCGTTCGGGTGTCATTCGCTATCCGGCGAACGTGATCGTGATTGCCGATCCCCTGACGGAAGCAACCGATTGA
- a CDS encoding ShlB/FhaC/HecB family hemolysin secretion/activation protein, whose translation MKTRRAVSLLLACLLISVQADDSRAQNFERYKPLTVPPHAAQQTMRPDELPAVEGSDRQLLESLDAVVILDHNDKVQPDQANAELTGIHYDFDARSSLVYSRGLTQIVDRYLGGPVTLRNLNQLARDIILYYRRCGQPVVDVIIPEQKITGGTVQLVVVESRVGRIRVEGGCYFDPCDMGKWIGCTRRGSRIYESAIATDLFWLNQNPFRKVDVDLRPGEADGTTDVIFEMTDVRPINAYLGYEDTGVRSLMLERLYAGVMWGNAFGRDATLSYQYTADADFAHLHAHAAFYSEPLNRDWSFQTYGSWAGVDPVLTGGLSQGGESWQAGVGLTRHLIKNRCRDISGSFGFDFKSTNNNLEFGGVNVQNSDADLAQLRVGLRGINRMANRQYSLWSVDTFIGPGGGFTSNANTAAMNTIRAGTSPDYIYARGRLERMWDLPSGWDFVARGTGQITSERLLFSETLGFGGFDSVRGYDQRVFSGDSGWITNFELGPEPWRWGCGDRCHTLRVYGLFDAGEAYVEDPLVGERTDEFLISLGAGLRWKVGDRTNLRVDYAHGFEAVGGAATRDRIHLGFVSLFGPRP comes from the coding sequence CAGCAGACGATGCGGCCCGACGAATTGCCGGCCGTCGAGGGAAGCGATCGCCAATTGCTCGAATCGCTCGACGCGGTCGTGATCCTGGACCACAACGACAAGGTCCAACCGGACCAGGCCAACGCGGAACTGACCGGAATCCACTACGATTTCGACGCCCGCAGTTCGCTGGTCTACAGTCGGGGCTTGACCCAGATCGTCGATCGCTATCTCGGCGGCCCGGTCACGCTGCGGAATCTCAATCAGCTAGCGCGCGACATCATTCTGTACTATCGCCGGTGCGGCCAACCGGTGGTCGATGTGATCATTCCGGAGCAAAAAATCACCGGCGGCACGGTGCAATTGGTCGTCGTCGAGTCACGTGTCGGCAGGATCAGAGTGGAGGGCGGTTGCTACTTCGACCCCTGTGACATGGGGAAATGGATCGGGTGCACTCGGCGAGGTTCACGCATCTATGAATCGGCGATCGCCACTGATCTGTTTTGGTTGAACCAGAATCCGTTTCGAAAGGTCGACGTTGACCTGCGTCCAGGAGAAGCCGACGGGACGACGGATGTCATTTTTGAAATGACCGACGTCCGCCCGATCAACGCTTACCTGGGATACGAAGACACCGGCGTGCGTTCGTTGATGCTGGAACGGTTGTACGCCGGCGTGATGTGGGGCAATGCGTTCGGACGTGACGCCACGTTGAGCTATCAGTACACCGCCGATGCCGATTTCGCTCATCTGCATGCCCACGCCGCATTCTATTCCGAGCCCCTGAACCGAGACTGGAGCTTCCAGACCTACGGTAGTTGGGCTGGAGTCGACCCCGTGTTGACCGGTGGGCTCTCGCAAGGCGGAGAGAGCTGGCAAGCCGGCGTGGGTCTGACGCGGCACCTGATCAAGAACCGGTGCCGAGACATCAGTGGCTCATTCGGGTTTGATTTTAAATCGACCAACAACAACCTGGAATTTGGTGGCGTGAATGTGCAAAACTCCGATGCGGATCTGGCACAACTTCGCGTCGGGCTTCGCGGCATCAATCGAATGGCCAACCGCCAATACTCGTTGTGGTCGGTCGACACGTTTATCGGTCCCGGCGGCGGATTCACCTCCAACGCCAACACGGCCGCCATGAACACAATTCGCGCCGGAACCTCTCCCGACTACATCTACGCACGTGGTCGGTTGGAACGCATGTGGGATTTGCCCAGTGGATGGGATTTCGTCGCTCGCGGTACCGGCCAAATCACTTCCGAGCGGTTGCTGTTCAGCGAAACACTCGGCTTCGGCGGATTCGATTCGGTGCGGGGGTATGATCAACGAGTGTTCTCGGGAGACTCGGGCTGGATCACCAACTTTGAACTCGGGCCCGAGCCCTGGAGATGGGGCTGCGGAGATCGTTGTCACACGCTCCGCGTCTATGGATTGTTCGATGCCGGTGAAGCCTACGTGGAGGATCCGTTAGTTGGCGAACGAACCGACGAGTTTCTGATCAGTCTGGGAGCCGGCCTGCGATGGAAGGTGGGAGACCGCACCAACCTGCGGGTTGACTATGCACACGGTTTCGAGGCGGTCGGTGGTGCGGCGACCCGAGACCGGATCCATCTCGGGTTTGTCTCTCTGTTTGGTCCACGTCCGTAG
- a CDS encoding tetratricopeptide repeat protein, translated as MKPVLLLIVLSTISSGLSVTCSVAAELQDGEVSAAELATDNVTAARDLFVQSLKATGRDRLAGLKKSFEQLEVAAAESDQLPPALTMWGRLLLAAGDQRSGLRALQQATTAHSDGPDAYVSLGNLAVRRGQLAEARLCYNEADRLIAIWSETHPRRTSLLAQVAAGRASVAQARIALLASTEQREMTDHYHAVALANLREWVSLAADDPVAHQRLAEAMIAAGDVDQAIAAFDNARKLDASLPLTEFRLAKALLRQGDRSQALMQVHQAVAQHSDSANVRLTAADLLLSLGEIESAEEQISAVQTQDADNTAAKLLQAQSERFRGDWQAAADILQTLHTHHPANVEVANMLALTLSEVDSPEAQKRALALATVNAERFDQLESVAGRRARITLVWTTFAAGQPQAAKRSFAELLKAGIASNQVSGDEAYYASRLLVEFGRPELAAPLLGSVLARVDAFPKRAACDDLLKQLQ; from the coding sequence ATGAAACCGGTCCTTCTGTTAATCGTACTTTCGACGATTTCGAGCGGCCTGAGCGTGACTTGTTCGGTGGCTGCGGAATTGCAGGACGGCGAAGTTTCCGCCGCCGAGTTGGCAACCGACAACGTCACTGCCGCGCGTGATCTGTTCGTGCAGTCGCTCAAAGCAACCGGCAGGGACCGCTTGGCAGGACTCAAGAAATCATTTGAACAACTGGAAGTGGCGGCGGCGGAAAGCGATCAACTGCCGCCCGCGCTGACGATGTGGGGTCGACTCCTGTTGGCGGCCGGCGATCAACGATCGGGGCTGCGGGCACTCCAGCAAGCCACGACCGCCCATTCGGACGGTCCCGATGCCTATGTGTCGCTCGGCAACCTGGCCGTCCGTCGCGGGCAACTTGCCGAAGCACGCTTGTGCTACAACGAAGCCGACCGCCTGATCGCGATCTGGTCGGAAACCCACCCACGCCGAACCTCGCTGCTGGCCCAGGTTGCCGCGGGTCGCGCCTCGGTCGCGCAAGCCCGCATTGCTCTTCTGGCCTCCACCGAGCAGCGTGAAATGACGGACCACTACCACGCCGTGGCGCTAGCGAACCTGCGAGAGTGGGTGTCGCTGGCCGCCGACGACCCGGTCGCACACCAACGCCTGGCCGAAGCGATGATCGCTGCGGGCGATGTCGACCAGGCGATCGCTGCGTTTGACAACGCACGAAAATTGGACGCCAGCCTTCCACTGACCGAATTCCGATTGGCCAAAGCCCTGCTGCGACAAGGCGATCGATCCCAGGCACTGATGCAGGTCCATCAAGCGGTGGCCCAGCACTCGGACTCTGCCAACGTCCGCCTGACCGCGGCTGATCTGCTGCTTTCGCTCGGCGAGATCGAATCGGCCGAGGAACAGATCTCGGCGGTGCAAACCCAGGACGCGGACAACACGGCTGCAAAGCTGTTGCAGGCCCAGAGCGAGCGGTTTCGCGGGGATTGGCAGGCTGCGGCCGACATCCTGCAGACGCTCCACACCCACCATCCGGCCAACGTCGAAGTCGCCAACATGCTGGCGTTGACGTTGTCGGAAGTCGATTCGCCCGAAGCCCAAAAGCGCGCGCTCGCCCTGGCCACGGTCAATGCCGAACGATTCGATCAACTGGAATCCGTCGCCGGACGTCGCGCACGAATCACGCTGGTCTGGACCACCTTCGCCGCGGGCCAGCCCCAGGCGGCCAAGAGGAGCTTTGCGGAGTTGCTCAAGGCGGGCATTGCGTCCAACCAAGTCAGCGGCGACGAAGCCTACTACGCCTCTCGGTTGTTGGTCGAATTCGGTCGGCCGGAACTGGCCGCGCCCCTGCTGGGCAGCGTGCTTGCGCGCGTCGATGCCTTCCCCAAACGGGCGGCCTGCGACGACCTGTTGAAGCAACTGCAGTAA
- a CDS encoding BNR-4 repeat-containing protein: MNPKSVRNSFQAVTIGVASIVFWGLLGDCGVADDVVTLNQKADGYRGIWYMNQPSGDEYVYKYSGGLGTYCAKHRPFAIYCPQVNKTFFCYGGATKDDSRKLLHMVSYFDHETKTVPRPTILLDKKTSDAHDNPVISVDDSGYIWIFSTSHGRARPSYIHRSERPYDIDSFKLVSASRSDGQSRKPIDNFSYLQAWHSAENGFQVFFTRYGYPAQRTICFMSSDDGVNWSPWQRIAAIEEGHYQISGIGNSKIGSFFNVHPKGKGLNWRTNLYYVESSDGGNSWQTVDGKPLSLPLTTAINPALIRDYQSEGLNVYLKDLRFDQHDRPVLLYITSKGYQSGPKNDPRTWTTARWTGEQWEYGTVTTSDNNYDFGELWMIAPDDWRVIGPTETGPQPYNPGGEIAMWQSRDQGTTWKRTRQMTAGSSKNHTYVRRALNAHPDFIGIWADGHGRQPSDSQLYFSDIDGNVFQLPTQVDGDAAAPLAIPSGSPAE; encoded by the coding sequence ATGAACCCGAAATCCGTTCGCAATTCTTTTCAAGCTGTGACAATCGGCGTGGCCTCGATCGTGTTTTGGGGACTCCTGGGTGATTGCGGTGTCGCCGACGATGTGGTGACGCTGAATCAAAAGGCTGACGGCTATCGCGGTATTTGGTACATGAATCAGCCGTCGGGCGACGAATATGTTTACAAGTACAGCGGCGGTTTGGGAACGTACTGTGCCAAGCACCGGCCGTTTGCCATTTATTGTCCCCAGGTCAACAAGACGTTCTTCTGTTATGGCGGTGCGACAAAAGATGATAGTCGCAAGCTGTTGCATATGGTGTCGTACTTTGACCATGAAACAAAAACCGTACCGCGGCCGACGATTCTGCTGGACAAAAAGACCAGCGATGCACACGACAATCCCGTGATCTCGGTCGACGACAGCGGCTACATTTGGATCTTTTCGACGTCGCACGGGCGGGCGCGGCCGTCGTACATCCATCGTAGCGAACGACCCTACGACATCGATTCGTTCAAGCTTGTCTCCGCGAGTCGATCGGACGGCCAGTCGCGAAAGCCGATCGACAATTTCTCCTATTTGCAAGCTTGGCATTCGGCGGAAAACGGGTTCCAAGTCTTCTTCACTCGCTACGGCTACCCGGCACAACGAACGATTTGCTTCATGAGCAGTGACGACGGCGTCAACTGGAGTCCCTGGCAACGCATCGCCGCGATCGAAGAAGGGCACTATCAGATTTCGGGAATCGGCAATTCCAAGATCGGTTCGTTTTTTAACGTTCACCCCAAGGGCAAAGGTCTGAACTGGCGAACCAATCTGTACTACGTGGAATCGAGCGACGGTGGCAACTCGTGGCAGACGGTCGATGGGAAACCGCTCTCGCTTCCGCTGACCACTGCAATCAACCCGGCGCTGATTCGTGATTATCAAAGCGAAGGCCTGAACGTGTACCTGAAAGACTTGCGATTTGACCAGCACGATCGGCCCGTGTTGCTGTACATCACCAGCAAGGGATACCAGTCCGGACCGAAGAATGATCCTCGAACCTGGACGACCGCGCGGTGGACGGGGGAGCAGTGGGAATACGGTACCGTCACGACATCGGACAATAACTACGACTTCGGCGAATTGTGGATGATTGCCCCGGATGACTGGAGAGTCATCGGGCCGACGGAAACAGGACCGCAGCCTTACAACCCGGGCGGTGAAATCGCGATGTGGCAGAGTCGAGATCAGGGCACCACGTGGAAACGTACGCGTCAGATGACAGCGGGAAGTTCCAAGAATCACACCTATGTCCGTCGTGCATTAAACGCCCACCCGGACTTCATCGGCATCTGGGCCGATGGACACGGTCGGCAACCGTCCGATTCACAACTCTATTTTTCCGACATCGACGGCAACGTGTTCCAACTGCCGACCCAAGTGGACGGAGATGCCGCGGCGCCGCTGGCGATTCCCAGCGGCTCGCCCGCTGAGTGA
- a CDS encoding sialidase family protein, with amino-acid sequence MRRFVFSVCVVACNLSTLSATEPFLDKTDLFTAKQAGYETFRIPGVVVTNAGTVLAYCEARRGSRSDWADIEILLTRSTNGGRTWSPPQRIADSGNDTINNPVAIVDRDSGRIHFLYCINYHACYYMFSDDDGVTFSKPREITSDIEPIRSEYDWRVVATGPGHGIQLRSGRLLVPIWMSTELKHHRPSAVSVIYSDDHGTTWQVGEVVCQHPDPLINPSETIAAQLSDDRVVLNIRSENRNYRRALAFSRDGATNWSSVMFDEGLYEPICMAAIVQLPQPFANNQSTFLFSNPDSSSNPAFHGKNQFRHRENVTIRMSTDDCRTWPVSRLLQPGISGYSDLAVGPDGTVYCLYERGGDDGFAHQHLTMARFNRAWVEQTVERSP; translated from the coding sequence TTGAGACGATTTGTTTTTTCTGTTTGCGTGGTCGCGTGCAACCTTTCCACGCTGTCGGCCACCGAGCCATTCCTGGACAAGACCGACTTGTTCACTGCCAAGCAGGCCGGATACGAGACGTTTCGAATCCCCGGTGTCGTTGTGACCAACGCGGGAACGGTGCTTGCGTACTGTGAAGCGCGCCGAGGAAGTCGGTCCGACTGGGCGGACATCGAAATCCTGCTGACAAGAAGCACCAATGGCGGTCGCACGTGGTCGCCCCCGCAGCGGATCGCGGATTCAGGCAACGACACGATTAACAATCCCGTCGCGATTGTCGATCGAGACTCCGGCCGGATTCACTTTCTGTATTGCATCAATTACCACGCGTGTTATTACATGTTCAGTGACGATGATGGAGTCACATTTAGCAAGCCGCGTGAGATCACATCGGACATCGAACCGATTCGAAGCGAGTACGATTGGAGGGTTGTGGCGACGGGCCCCGGACATGGCATTCAACTGCGCAGCGGCCGCCTGCTCGTGCCGATTTGGATGTCGACGGAGCTGAAGCATCATCGCCCCTCGGCGGTCTCGGTGATCTACAGTGATGACCACGGAACGACTTGGCAGGTGGGCGAAGTCGTTTGTCAACATCCTGATCCGCTGATTAACCCGAGCGAAACCATCGCGGCTCAGCTTTCTGATGACCGCGTCGTGCTGAACATTCGCAGCGAGAATCGCAACTACCGCCGAGCGCTCGCCTTCAGCCGAGACGGCGCGACGAATTGGTCCTCCGTGATGTTTGACGAGGGGCTGTATGAACCGATCTGCATGGCGGCGATCGTTCAGCTTCCGCAGCCGTTCGCAAACAACCAGAGTACGTTCCTGTTCAGCAATCCGGACAGTTCTTCCAATCCCGCCTTTCACGGAAAGAATCAATTCCGCCATCGCGAAAACGTGACGATTCGCATGAGCACCGATGATTGCAGGACGTGGCCAGTCTCACGGTTGCTCCAGCCAGGTATCAGCGGATACTCCGACCTTGCCGTCGGCCCTGATGGCACCGTTTATTGCCTCTATGAACGCGGCGGCGATGACGGCTTTGCTCATCAACATCTCACCATGGCTCGGTTCAATCGGGCATGGGTGGAGCAGACGGTGGAACGCTCACCGTGA